TCAATTACCTGTAAGTAAGACAGCATCAGTACAATTCCAAGTGAGCCAGCATCCACATCAGAAACAGCATTACTATAATTGACAGTTCTTTGTGGACAGTCTTAGGGCATgtttacactggcagagttacagcccCGGGAGTTACAGCACCGCTCAGAGCAttgaagggaaaccactgttgtgcGTTCACACTGTCAAGTGCCTGCGCAATAGTGTGctcacacttgcggcacttgcagcggtattcgGCGCGGTGCACTCTGGCCAGCTATCCCTCTGCTGCTAAaagttgtgggaaggcggagggaGTCGCGGGGCATCTTAGGtcttgtcccaatgccccgtgatgcactGCTTTGCatgccagcaatccctgtgcttccatccacatttggtgccaactttcaatggtttgtgtactatGCACCCTGCCTCTTTGGGCTGCAAGAATGGATCTCGAACTGTTGACCAGTACGCTGCTCACTCTGACCAACACATCATGAGCGGCGGTGAAGTTATTCCTTAAGCTACAAATGCAAGAGGAGTGCGATTTTGATCTCACCACATGTAGTGACTATggcacgagattgcttgtggtattcatggaggtgctgagcacagtgGATCATCGCtttttttgggctcaggaaacaagcactgagtgatgggatcacatcatgatgcacatctgggatgacaagcagtggctgcagaacttttggatgaggaaagccacatttacgggactgtgtgatgagctcacctcAGCACTGCAGCACAAGGACTCGATAATGAGAGCAGCTCTGTCCCTGGAGAAGTgtgtggcgattgcactgtgggaGCTGGCTATTCCAGACTGCCACCAATTagtcgctaaccagttcggaCTGAGAAAGACTACCGTTGGACTCATGTTGACGGAagtctgcagggccattaatcacatcctgctccaaaagactgactctgggcaacgtgcataACATTGTAGgcagctttgcacaaatgggcttccctaactgcggaggggcaatagatggcatgcatattccaattctggcaccagaccacctagccactgagtacattaatcacaaggggtacTTCTGAATGGTTcaccaggtgcttgtggatcccgtgagcatttcacagacattaacgcatGCTGGTCTGGAAAGATGCATGACACATGCACCTTTCAGAATGCTGGCTTGTTCAGGAAGCTGAAAGCAGGggctttcttcctggaccagaagatcactgcaggggaagtcgaaatgcccattgtgatcctgggagaccccgcctaccccttaatgccgtggcttctgaagccatacacagggcaacctgacagcagcaaggagcagttcagtaacaggctgagcaaatgcagaatgtctgttgagtgtgcttttggtcaTTTAAAAGCCTGCTAGCACTGCCTCTATGGGAAGCTGAACCTGGCCGATGACAacattcctatgcttatagccacagGCTGTGTGCtccatatttgtgaagggaagggtgaaaatttcactcagggctggactaagcacctggaggctgaatttgaacagccagagaccagggctattagaggggcacagcatgGGGTTATAAGCATCAgcgatgccttgaggcagcaattttaagctgaaagccactaatatttgttgctatgcttgggagtgcagtgcttgtattGCTAGGTggtgattggtgcagacgatgcaatatgttgctttgcagggctctttttgctttcaattaatagaataaagatggcttacaaaccaacacaattcttttattaaaaaacaacaactggaggagagagtcaaCCCAAAAAAACCATCAGctgtgaggggaatgggggaagggaaggtcccaggaggaggaggggtcccaggatggctaaagatttgtgtaatgtccagggatcatatccaacctcctttggagtacagtgcagtgggtactgtacttcagcagggccaaactgcagagagaTGGGTGAGAGTGCAGTGGGAGTCAGCAGTGCTGAATTgtgaggggggagaagtggaatGCTGGGTATAGACTGGAGTCAGGaagttgataagagtgtgttggtggtgtctggggggagcatgggaaagagttttgtgacagcggCTGTGGGGGAGGGCGGGTGCGAAGCTGCTTGGTTTGTAGAGCTAGTATCGCCTGGAGTgtgtctgcttggtgctccataactTTTAAGAGCCACTCCGTGCCTTCATTCCGGCGTGCCGTGATCTCCTTTccgtccctcttctcgctgtcctgccgctccttcaattcctgtttcttggTGGCGGAGTGCACCATAAcatcacgcagaaagtcctccttagctCTTCTGGGCTGccttctaattctgcacagccattCTGCTgccaataacaaagagggaggctgggttctcaaggtcatctctgtgaagtttaaatgcagcaTTTTACAGAAGCACTACTGTTTGCCACACAAAGAACTccgattcagtgatttaaaacacagccagtactccaCACCTGCCACTAACTGACTGACCTCAGGCAAGCAGACATGAGCCACAAGATCCCCAAAATGGTGAGCAGCcgcaggggcagggtaaatcactctCCCCGGACCCTGTTATGGCTCTTAGGGAGAGCCAGCAGTATGGGGgagcctgataatcattcctgtccccacattttccacagaatgtgatcattatggaagatatctcgctgctgagggtaagcagggaatcaagggagggtcttctccaagactgcggctTCCACCGTGGCCCCTACGCAGCTCaattgtgtgcagcaatggtccatccccatcccaacccccatcccaggACAGCACAGTAGTGCaggaaagttaccattaatggggcaagaaacaaagcagctctgtcaAAGAACCCGCAGCAGCGGATTGTCCAGTATCTCCACGAGAGTTCCTGGAGACCTCGGAGGGaaattcccatgaagtgagggagtcaatcaacagcctatTTTGCTGCTGAGATTAGGCATgcagtgggagacaagcctgcattctacaaccctcctgcccccaacaactcgcttcagcgattcccaaaatcaaattcacttaccaggggcctcctctcctgcttGCACTTCACCAACATCCGATAGCTGAGACTGGCTAGCCTCTtctggggcagaaaagaactcctggctgcatgcatctctgacctcagagtcatcctcttcctctgggtccccctcctcatccaagatttcctcctcttgGCTCCATTCACTTTCGACTGGCATGCAAGCCACTGAAGTATCTACAGTGGTCTTCACAGTGGAGATGGAGTTGCCgctgagtattgtgtccagctctttgtagaaccggaGCAGTGGTTTGCATCCTACACTTTGTTGTGTGCATTCTGCAGGTCCTTCTCTTTGATTCTGAACTGCAATGTGtctcggtcatggcccctttctgtcatgcatcgtgaaatctgtctgtaggtatcataattcctacggctggagcgcagctgggactggacaacctCCTtttcccaaatgctgatgagatccagcaactcggcattgctccaagcaggggatcagGCTGTtacatggagcaggcatggccacctggaaagatgtgctgagaccacagcacACATTACCAAGCAAaaaggaaggggactttcaaaattccaaaggaatttacggagtggggatgatggttggtcacctaagggcagggcagtagagttcaaaccaatgaccagaggCAAGAACAGTCATTGTGGGACACATCCTGGAGGCCAACTGCAGCGCTTGTAATCGaccatggtgtctacactggcgctgCAGCCCCggtgcagaaagctgtatgcctctccttggggtggtttttttaaagcgctgcaactgcgcagtttctgcgcactaagtggcttggcagtgtgtacacgtcggaattacagtgcagaaagctgctttactgtgtagAAACTTGTCAGGGTAGACAGGGCCTTAGACAAATGAAAACAGAGACAATTGCCCTCACCTCTAGAGAGAATCAGTAAGGCAGCATATAAAGTAAGCTCACATTTCTAATGCCCAGGTTTTCCCAGTTCAGTGGACAGATGGCTTCATTCTCCAGGACTCTAAACCAAGCCTGTCACATCAACgtacatttttttctcttaaaaaaagcataaaaaacactCATGATGTACTGAGAGAATATTTTTGAGTATTATTATAACATCATGTTCCCTGTTACAAGACATGACCATAGAATGCTCACTATCAAAAGTAGCCATGACTGATGCAGAATAAAAAGGTTAATGCACGTCATAAATATCTCAGACCGTAGATTCCACTTTTCTACCGTATTATGTACATTTCTGAAAGCATGAATTGGCTTGTAATGTGGATTTCTTACAAGTACCAAAGACACAAAAGCATCCAAAAACAGTCTAAAATCTTTTGCAACATGCCATCCAGATGTTCTTTACTGAAAGCTGAAATTATGGAAAACTACACAACTCAGACTCAACATCCCCAGTGGACCAAATGTAACCCTGGCATAAGCAGGCTGgtgagttcaatgggagttttgtgtacTTATGCCAGAGATGAGTTTGATCCACTGTGTTTGGTTTCCCACTCCCAGCAGCCAGACGGTTCATCACTAAATACCCCCCTTTCAAAGCACTGAAACCGAGTTCAGTAACTGATGGCATGAGAACACAGGCCACAGAGAAAGGGGTGGCTATTCCAGTCCTACATGGAGCTTACGAGTGGAGTTCAGGAAAACGGGTTGCTTCTACATCACTGGAGAAAGGGGAGAATGAATGGGATAATGGGGAACTGGGGGCTGCTGTTTCATAGGGTGGGGGGACTGGGTGCATGGATGTACTATGAGAGGAACCAACCAGGAAAATGCTGTATCACTAGGAGGTTGGGAAGATGAATAGATGGAGTAGGGGGGGATTGGGAGGTGTACTACTGGGAGAGGGGATGAATAGATCTatggtggagggaaggagagatgtTGAATGGCTGGGTGGGGGAATGGGACGTGCTATATGGCTGGGCAGGGGGATGAATCGGTGTGTGATAGGGGATTGAGAAACGCTGTCTGGGGAAGATGAAGGAGTGTGTGAtgggggtctgggaggggagtataGCTGGGTGAGGGGATGAATGGGTGCATGGGGGGGTTGAGAGGTGCTATGTGGAGAGATGAATGGGTGCATGAGGAGGTGATGGGTGAGGGGATGGGACATGCTGTATGACTGGGTGGGAAATGAATGGCTGTATAAGGGGGTTGGGAAGTGCTGTATGGccgggggggagagaggggaacagGGTCTATGCGGGGAGGTGTTGTATGGCCAGGGGGGATGAACAGGGTCTATAGGGGGATGTGCTGTATGGTGGGGAGGACAGGGTCTATGGGGGGAGGTGCTGTATGGCTGCGGGGGGGTGGGAACAGGGTCtatgaggggaggggctgtatgCCTGTGGCGAGGGGTGAACAGGGTCTATGGGGAGGAGATGCTGTATGGCTTGGGGGGGGGTGAACAGGGTCTATGAGGGGAGGTGCTGCATGACGGAGTGAACAGGATCTATGGGGGCAGGTGCTGCATGccggggagctgggagggggggttaGCAGGGTTTATGGTGAGAGGTGCTGTATGGCCgggtggggcgggggagacaGGGTCTATGGGGGGAGGTGGGGTATGGCCGGGCAGGGGGGGGGGTGGTGAACAGGGTCTATGGGGGGAGGTGCTGCATGCCGGGGACAGGGGGGGTGAACACGGTCTATGGGGGAGGTGCTGTATGGCCGAGGGGGGGGGAGGAACAGGGTCTATAGGGGCGGTGCTgtatggccgggggggggggggggagaggaacaggGTCTATGGGGGCAGTGCTGTAtggcggggagtgggggggtaaCAGGGTCTATAGGGGGTGGTGCTGtatggctggggggggaggggaacagggtctATGGGGGAGGTGCTGTATggccaggggggaggggaacagggtctATGGGGGAGGTGCTGTatggccgggggggaggggaacagagtcTATGGGGGAGGTGCTGtaaggccgggggggggggatgaaCAGGGTTTATGGGGGAGGTGCTATATGGCCTGGGGGGGGGACAGGGTCTATGGGGGCGGTGCTGTATGGCCGGGGGGGGAACAGGGTCTATGGGGGCGGTGCTGTATGgccgggagggggggggggaacagggtcTATGGGGGCAATGCTgtatggccggggggggggatgaACAGGGTCTATAGGGGTGGTGCTGtatggcagggagtggggggggaacAGGGTCTATGGGGGGTGGTGCTGTATGGCCAGAGGAGAGGGGAACAGGCTCTATGGGGGAGGTGCTGTATggccggaggggggaggggaacagggtctATGGGGGAGATGTTGTATGGCCAGGGGGGATGAACAGGGTCTATAGGGGCGGTGCTGTATGGCCGGGGGTACAAGGTCTATGGAAGAGGTGCTGTATGGCGCAGGGGGGATTAACGGGGTCTATGGGGGAGGTGCTGTATGGCCGGAGGGGGGGGACAGGGTCTATGGGGGCGGCGCTgtatggctggggggaggggggagcagggtcTATGGAGGAGGTGCTGTATGgccggggggttggggtgggacaGGGTCTATGGGGGCAGTGCTGTATGGCCAGGGGGGGGATGAACAGGGTCTATAGGGGTGGTGCTGTacggcagggagtggggggggaacAGGGTCTATGGGGGGTGGTGCTGTATGgccagagggagaggggaacagGTTCTATGGGGGAGGTGCTGTatggccggggggggaggggaacagggtctATGGGGGAGATGTTGTATGGCCAGGGGGGATGAACAGGGTCTATGGGTCGGTGCTGTATGGCCGGGGGTACAGAGTCTATGGAGGAGGTGCTGTATGGCGTGGGGAGAGGGTGAACAGGGTCTATGGGGGAGGTGCTGTATGGTCGGAGGGGGATGAACAGGGTCTATGGGGGAGGTGCTGTATTggcgaggggaggggggacagggtcTATGGGGGCAGCGCTgtatggccgggggggggggggaacagggtcTATGGAGGAGGTGCTGTAtggccgggggggtggggtggggtgggacatGGTCTATGGGGGAGGTGCTGTATGGCCAGGGGGGATGAACAAGGTCTATGGGGGCGGTGCTGTATGGCCGGGCGGGTGGAACAGGGTCTATGGGGCGGTGCTGTATGGCCGGGGGGAACAGGGTCTATAGGGGCGGTGCTGTATGGCCAGGGGGGATGAACAAGGTCTATGGAGGCAGTGCTGTATGGCCAGGCGGATGGAACAGGGTCTATAGGGGCGGTGCTGTATGGCCGGGGGGGATGAACAAGGTCTATGGGGGCGGTGCTGTATGGCCGGGGGGGATGAACAAGGTCTATGGGGGCGGTGCTgtatggccggggggggggagagaacagGGTCTATAGGGGCGGTACTGTATGGCTGGGGGGAATGAACAAGGTCTATAGGGGCGGTGCTGTATGGCAGGGGGGAACTGGGTCTATGGGAGCGGTGCTGTATGGCCGGGGGGGAACAGGGTCTATACGGGCAGTGCTGTATGGCCGGGGGAGATGAACAAAGTCTATAGGGGCGGTGCTGTATGGCTGGGGGGGGGAACAGGGTCTATGGGGGCGGCGCTGTATGGCCGGGGGGGAACAGGGTCTATAGGGGCGCTGCTgtatggccgggggggggggaacagggtcTATGGGGGCGGTGCTGTATGGCCGGGAGGGAACAGGGTCTATAGGGGCAGTGCTGTATGGTCGGGGGGGGAACAGGGTCTATGGGGGCGGTGCTGTATGGCCGAAGGGGATGAACAAGGTCTATAGGGGCGGTGCTGTATGGCCGGGGGGGAACAGGGTGTATAGGGGCGGTGCTGTATGGCCGGGGGGGGAAACAGGGTCTATAGGGGTGGTGCTGTATGGCCGGGGAGGGATGAACAAGGTCTATGGGGGCGGTGCTGTatggccggggggagggggtaacAGGGTCTATAGGGGCGGTGCTgtatggccgggggggggggaacagggtcTATAGGGGCGGTGCTGTATGGCCAGGAGGGAACAGGGTCTATAGGGGCAGTGCTGTATGGTCGGGGGGGGAACAGGGTCTATGGGGGCGGTGCTGTATGGCCGAAGGGGATGAACAAGGTCTATAGGGGCGGTGCTGTATGGCCGGGGGGGAACAGGGTGTATAGGGGCAGTGCTGTATGGCCGAGGGGGGAACAGGGTCTATAGGGGCGGTGCTGTATGCCCGGGGGGGGAACAGGGTCTATAGGGGCGGTGCTGTATGGCCGGGGGGGGGAACAGGGTCTATGGGGGCGGTGCTGTAGGGCCGGGGGGGGAACAGGGTCTATGGGGGCAGTGCTgtatggccggggggggggacagggtcTATAGGGGCGGTGCTGTATGGCCGGGGGGGGGAACAGGGTCTATGGGGGCGGTGCTGTAGGGCCGGGGGTGGAACAGGGTCTATAGGGGCAGTGCTgtatggccggggggggggacagg
This sequence is a window from Gopherus evgoodei ecotype Sinaloan lineage chromosome 10, rGopEvg1_v1.p, whole genome shotgun sequence. Protein-coding genes within it:
- the LOC115659237 gene encoding uncharacterized protein LOC115659237 isoform X3 codes for the protein MPVESEWSQEEEILDEEGDPEEEDDSEVRDACSQEFFSAPEEASQSQLSDVGEVQAGEEAPEWLCRIRRQPRRAKEDFLRDVMVHSATKKQELKERQDSEKRDGKEITARRNEGTEWLLKVMEHQADTLQAILALQTKQLRTRPPPQPLSQNSFPCSPQTPPTHSYQLPDSSLYPAFHFSPLTIQHC
- the LOC115659237 gene encoding uncharacterized protein LOC115659237 isoform X2; this translates as MPVESEWSQEEEILDEEGDPEEEDDSEVRDACSQEFFSAPEEASQSQLSDVGEVQAGEEAPAEWLCRIRRQPRRAKEDFLRDVMVHSATKKQELKERQDSEKRDGKEITARRNEGTEWLLKVMEHQADTLQAILALQTKQLRTRPPPQPLSQNSFPCSPQTPPTHSYQLPDSSLYPAFHFSPLTIQHC
- the LOC115659237 gene encoding uncharacterized protein LOC115659237 isoform X1 — translated: MPVESEWSQEEEILDEEGDPEEEDDSEVRDACSQEFFSAPEEASQSQLSDVGEVQAGEEAPEMTLRTQPPSLLLAAEWLCRIRRQPRRAKEDFLRDVMVHSATKKQELKERQDSEKRDGKEITARRNEGTEWLLKVMEHQADTLQAILALQTKQLRTRPPPQPLSQNSFPCSPQTPPTHSYQLPDSSLYPAFHFSPLTIQHC